A genomic stretch from Thermonema lapsum includes:
- a CDS encoding M28 family peptidase produces MKRYFSFFVALCIGCTLLGSCEQNHQQRQKETTKPSITLKQIPTFNADSAYAYIKKQVDFGPRTPGAAAHDACGRWLYEKLQGFGLQTQMQVFEAQSFDGKTYVGRNIIASYRPDIKRRILLMAHWDTRAFADKEAADSLWRKPIDGANDGGSGVAVLLEIARLLTAEQPAVGVDIILFDMEDNGVPEFMDEAVGNASSFWCQGSQYWAKNPHTPNYSAYYGILLDMVGAQNARFYKEPYSLEYAPQIVEKVWHIAQLMGYGNYFINQKANISFGGILDDHFYVNRDAKIPSIDIIDYQDGFRDYHHTLKDNLSIIDKNTLKAVGEVVLQVLYQEIQEEKNAQ; encoded by the coding sequence ATGAAACGCTATTTCTCTTTTTTCGTCGCTCTTTGCATAGGGTGCACCCTCTTGGGCAGTTGTGAACAAAACCACCAACAACGCCAAAAAGAAACTACCAAGCCTTCTATTACCCTTAAACAAATCCCCACATTCAATGCCGATTCTGCTTATGCCTATATCAAAAAACAAGTAGATTTCGGACCCCGTACCCCGGGCGCTGCTGCTCATGATGCCTGCGGGCGCTGGCTCTATGAAAAACTGCAAGGCTTCGGACTGCAAACCCAAATGCAAGTATTCGAAGCGCAATCGTTCGACGGCAAAACCTATGTAGGGCGCAATATCATTGCAAGCTATCGCCCCGACATAAAGCGCCGTATCTTACTCATGGCTCACTGGGACACCCGCGCTTTCGCAGACAAAGAAGCTGCCGACTCTCTGTGGCGCAAGCCCATAGATGGTGCCAATGACGGAGGAAGCGGTGTGGCGGTCTTACTGGAAATAGCCCGCCTGCTAACCGCCGAACAACCTGCCGTAGGCGTGGACATCATTCTCTTTGACATGGAAGACAACGGTGTGCCCGAATTCATGGATGAGGCAGTGGGCAACGCTTCCTCGTTCTGGTGTCAGGGCTCTCAGTATTGGGCAAAAAATCCTCATACACCCAACTACTCGGCTTATTATGGTATTTTGTTGGATATGGTAGGTGCCCAAAATGCCCGTTTCTACAAAGAGCCTTACTCTCTGGAATACGCCCCACAAATAGTGGAAAAAGTGTGGCACATAGCACAACTGATGGGCTACGGAAATTATTTCATCAATCAAAAAGCCAACATAAGCTTTGGTGGTATTCTGGATGACCACTTCTATGTAAACCGAGATGCCAAAATTCCAAGCATCGACATCATCGACTATCAAGACGGCTTTCGCGATTACCACCACACTTTAAAAGACAATCTGTCTATCATTGACAAAAACACACTCAAAGCTGTGGGGGAAGTGGTGCTGCAGGTGTTGTATCAAGAAATACAGGAAGAGAAAAATGCACAGTAA
- a CDS encoding DUF481 domain-containing protein, which yields MHSKPAFPAVFAYFVLLLYLARTDLHAQILNVEKERFLPDSANYWMLNLSASLSLYNRSALADNPLRYTSLRGNVDVLRAGKKHLYLLLNQYSYLKINDAEFFNFGYTHLRSNLLWQRTLSYELFAQWQVDKLRGLQERYLGGGGIRWRLLDTPQHHVFLGTGIMAEREHWQLNDKSTSYEANPFLWKSSNYLHWRGQITPALKTVMAVYYQTGYDESVNNFRHRLNGELHLNFPISKKLKFNTSFTASYESLPLIPITPFIYQFSQGLVFSL from the coding sequence ATGCACAGTAAACCAGCATTTCCTGCTGTCTTTGCATACTTTGTTTTGCTGCTTTATTTGGCACGTACCGACCTACATGCCCAAATACTGAATGTAGAAAAAGAGCGCTTTTTGCCCGACTCTGCCAATTACTGGATGCTGAACTTGAGCGCCTCGCTAAGTCTTTACAACCGCTCGGCTCTTGCGGATAACCCCCTGCGCTACACTTCGCTGCGGGGCAACGTGGACGTATTGCGCGCTGGCAAAAAGCATTTGTATCTACTGCTAAACCAATACAGCTATTTAAAAATCAACGATGCCGAGTTTTTCAACTTCGGCTACACGCACCTGCGTAGTAATCTACTCTGGCAACGCACTCTTTCCTATGAGTTGTTTGCACAATGGCAAGTAGATAAGCTGCGCGGGCTGCAAGAGCGCTATTTGGGCGGCGGCGGCATACGCTGGCGCCTACTCGACACCCCTCAGCACCATGTTTTTCTGGGCACAGGCATCATGGCAGAACGCGAACACTGGCAGCTGAACGACAAATCCACGAGCTACGAAGCCAACCCTTTTCTCTGGAAATCGTCTAACTACCTGCACTGGCGCGGGCAAATCACCCCCGCTCTCAAAACAGTCATGGCGGTCTATTACCAAACAGGCTACGACGAGTCAGTAAACAATTTTCGGCACCGGCTTAATGGCGAGCTACACCTCAACTTTCCTATTTCTAAAAAGCTGAAATTCAACACCTCTTTTACAGCCTCCTACGAAAGCTTACCACTCATCCCCATCACTCCTTTCATCTATCAGTTCAGCCAAGGGCTTGTGTTCAGCCTTTAA
- a CDS encoding metal-dependent hydrolase family protein — MKQLITLLLLWCGLSNALAQTTLLHCGHVLDVKKGKWLDGVTVRIEGNTIRSIEKGYLTPQEGEKVIDLRKHYVLPGLMDMHVHLETETNPNNTLERFILNPADIAYRSVNFARKTLMAGFTTVRDLGGTGVNISLRNAINAGLIDGPRVFTAGKSIATTGGHADPTNGYRKDLMGDPGPYEGVANGPDECRKAVRQRYKNGADLIKITATGGVLSLAKSGTAPQFTDEELRAIVETARDYGMKVAVHAHGAEGMKRALRAGVHSIEHGTYMDDEAIELFKKTGAYYVPTILAGRTVADSAKVPGYYAPIVVPKALAVGPQIQKTFAKAYKAGVKIAFGTDSGVSVHGLNAIEFELMVEAGMPPLEAIRSATLNAADLLGVDNLGSIEEGMLADIIAVQEDPLKNISTLRKVVFVMKDGKVYKNE, encoded by the coding sequence ATGAAACAGCTCATTACTCTTTTACTCTTATGGTGTGGGCTGAGCAACGCCTTAGCTCAAACCACTTTGCTACACTGCGGGCATGTGCTCGATGTGAAAAAAGGAAAATGGCTCGATGGCGTTACCGTGCGCATCGAAGGCAACACCATCCGTAGCATAGAAAAAGGCTATCTAACCCCTCAAGAGGGCGAAAAGGTCATTGACCTGCGCAAGCATTACGTACTCCCCGGTTTGATGGACATGCATGTGCACCTTGAAACAGAAACCAACCCGAACAATACGCTCGAGCGTTTCATCCTCAACCCTGCCGACATTGCCTACCGTTCGGTAAACTTCGCCCGTAAAACTTTGATGGCAGGCTTTACCACCGTGCGCGACTTGGGCGGCACAGGCGTAAACATATCACTACGTAATGCCATCAATGCTGGTTTGATAGACGGTCCGCGCGTGTTCACCGCAGGCAAGTCAATTGCTACTACCGGTGGGCATGCCGACCCCACCAATGGCTACCGCAAAGACCTTATGGGCGACCCGGGTCCCTACGAGGGGGTTGCCAATGGTCCAGACGAGTGCCGCAAGGCGGTGCGCCAACGCTACAAAAATGGCGCTGACTTGATTAAAATAACAGCCACTGGTGGGGTATTGAGTCTTGCCAAAAGTGGCACTGCCCCACAATTTACCGACGAAGAACTGCGTGCCATAGTAGAAACTGCCCGCGACTATGGCATGAAGGTAGCTGTGCATGCACACGGCGCCGAAGGCATGAAAAGAGCCCTACGCGCAGGCGTGCACTCCATAGAGCACGGCACCTACATGGATGACGAAGCCATAGAGCTTTTCAAAAAAACAGGGGCTTACTACGTGCCTACCATCTTGGCAGGACGCACCGTTGCCGACTCTGCCAAAGTGCCCGGATATTATGCGCCCATAGTGGTGCCTAAAGCCTTGGCAGTAGGACCACAAATACAAAAGACCTTTGCCAAAGCTTACAAAGCCGGCGTAAAAATAGCATTTGGTACCGACTCCGGCGTTTCTGTACATGGCTTAAATGCCATTGAGTTTGAATTGATGGTAGAAGCAGGCATGCCTCCGCTCGAAGCCATACGTTCAGCCACGCTCAACGCTGCCGACCTCTTGGGTGTCGATAACCTCGGTAGCATTGAAGAGGGCATGCTGGCAGACATCATCGCCGTGCAAGAAGACCCTTTGAAAAACATATCGACCCTGCGCAAAGTGGTCTTTGTGATGAAAGACGGGAAGGTGTATAAAAACGAATGA
- a CDS encoding TldD/PmbA family protein, whose product MRILSKEEAKQLLEKIISYSKADECEANLSGGQEGNIRYARNTVTTSGLAENITASFTAYFGKRSGTVTFNEFDAESIAKAVRRAEELARLAPENPEHMPVLEPQQYIETPTFVERTAQITADYRADVAGKSIAYCKNKDLIAAGFFLDNAQFSAIMNSKGLFAYRRSTEVEFSLTVRTTDGTGSGYVVQDFNDVAKFDVESATRIAAQKAIDSRNPKALEPGKYTVILEPAAAVDLLQNMLFNMDARSADEGRSFLSKAGGGTRLGQKLFDERVTIYSDPAHPEVPASPWAGDGRPQEKVYWVKNGVVQNVYYSRYWAAQKGVKAIPPPANAIMLGGAKSIEEMIRSTKRGILVTRLWYIRTVDPQTLLYTGLTRDGTFYIENGKIMFPVKNFRFNESPVIMLNNLEELGKPQRINGNLVPPMKIRDFTFTSLSDAI is encoded by the coding sequence ATGAGAATTTTATCTAAGGAAGAAGCCAAACAGTTGCTTGAAAAAATCATATCCTATTCCAAAGCCGATGAGTGTGAAGCAAACCTTAGCGGTGGGCAGGAGGGCAACATACGCTATGCACGCAATACCGTAACTACCAGTGGGTTAGCAGAAAATATAACCGCTTCATTTACTGCCTACTTCGGAAAGCGCTCGGGGACGGTTACTTTCAACGAGTTCGACGCCGAAAGCATAGCCAAGGCAGTGCGCCGCGCCGAAGAGCTGGCTCGCTTGGCGCCCGAAAACCCCGAGCACATGCCGGTGCTTGAGCCGCAACAATACATAGAAACCCCCACTTTTGTAGAGCGCACGGCGCAAATCACCGCCGACTATCGCGCCGACGTGGCAGGAAAAAGTATCGCTTATTGCAAAAATAAAGACCTGATTGCCGCCGGTTTCTTCTTGGATAATGCGCAATTTTCGGCAATCATGAATTCCAAAGGCTTGTTTGCCTATAGACGTTCCACAGAGGTGGAATTTTCGCTGACCGTACGCACGACCGATGGCACCGGCTCGGGCTATGTGGTGCAGGATTTCAATGATGTAGCCAAATTCGATGTTGAATCGGCTACCCGCATTGCCGCACAGAAGGCAATCGATTCGCGCAATCCTAAAGCTTTGGAGCCGGGTAAATACACTGTGATTCTGGAGCCAGCAGCAGCAGTAGACTTATTGCAAAATATGCTTTTCAATATGGATGCGCGCAGTGCCGACGAAGGGCGCAGTTTCTTGAGCAAAGCAGGTGGGGGCACCCGTCTGGGGCAAAAGCTTTTCGATGAGCGTGTAACCATCTATTCCGACCCAGCACATCCCGAAGTGCCTGCTTCGCCTTGGGCTGGCGATGGGCGACCTCAAGAAAAAGTGTATTGGGTAAAAAATGGCGTGGTGCAAAACGTGTATTACTCGCGCTATTGGGCAGCCCAAAAAGGCGTGAAAGCTATTCCGCCCCCTGCCAATGCTATTATGTTGGGCGGTGCTAAAAGCATAGAGGAGATGATACGCTCTACGAAGCGGGGCATACTGGTTACCCGTTTGTGGTACATCCGCACTGTTGACCCGCAAACCCTGCTTTATACAGGCTTGACCCGCGACGGTACTTTCTACATAGAAAACGGAAAGATTATGTTCCCTGTGAAAAACTTCCGTTTCAACGAAAGCCCTGTCATTATGCTCAATAACTTGGAAGAGCTGGGCAAGCCGCAGCGTATTAACGGCAACTTGGTGCCACCAATGAAAATCCGCGACTTTACTTTTACCAGCCTGTCCGATGCCATATGA
- a CDS encoding TldD/PmbA family protein, whose product MKRREFIQLAGMGLGASLLSIPLMGSPIPFEALLTPRMSRADKKKLADIVLDTAKARGATYADVRIQRSLNQYIFTREAQVQNIVNTESFGVGIRVIVNGTWGFAATDEVTPDGVKRAAERAVAIAKANARYQTEPVQLAPVPTYGEVSWKTPIEKNALEVPVSEKVELLLSVNDAALKNGANFVNSALFIVNEQKYFASTDGNYVDQDIHRIWPNFNVTAVDPKEGKFKSRQAMSAPMGMGYEYLSARPEGKIKGPEGTGMTMYYRYYDMVEDATQAARQAKEMLKAPSIKPGKYDLVLEPNHLGLTIHESVGHPLELDRVLGYEANYAGTSFATLDKWKSGNFNYGNELVNLYADKTQPYALGTVGYDDEGVKTKKWYLVKDGILVDYQAIRDQAHILGHKESHGCCYADSWSSIQFQRMPNVSLEPGKKDYSVDEMIRDVDKGIYIAGRGSYSIDQQRYNFQFGGTVFYEIKGGKITGIVNDVAYQSNTQEFWNSVAAICDARDYRLFGSFFDGKGQPSQISAVSHGSATTRFNGVNVINTARKI is encoded by the coding sequence TTGAAACGAAGAGAATTCATACAACTGGCAGGTATGGGATTAGGCGCTTCGCTTTTGTCTATCCCCTTAATGGGCTCGCCTATTCCCTTTGAAGCTCTGCTGACGCCGCGTATGAGCAGAGCCGACAAAAAAAAGTTGGCGGACATTGTGCTTGATACCGCCAAGGCTAGGGGCGCTACCTACGCCGATGTGCGCATCCAACGCTCCCTGAATCAATACATTTTTACCCGGGAGGCGCAGGTGCAAAACATCGTAAACACCGAGTCCTTTGGGGTGGGCATTCGGGTCATCGTCAATGGTACTTGGGGCTTTGCCGCTACCGATGAGGTAACCCCCGATGGCGTGAAGCGTGCCGCAGAGCGTGCCGTAGCCATTGCCAAAGCCAATGCACGTTATCAGACCGAGCCTGTGCAGCTGGCACCGGTGCCTACTTATGGTGAAGTGTCTTGGAAAACACCCATCGAAAAAAATGCCTTAGAGGTGCCTGTGTCGGAGAAAGTAGAGCTACTGTTGAGTGTCAATGATGCTGCCCTGAAAAACGGCGCCAACTTCGTGAATTCGGCGCTTTTCATCGTGAACGAGCAGAAATATTTTGCCTCTACCGACGGCAACTATGTGGACCAGGACATCCACCGCATATGGCCTAATTTCAACGTAACAGCCGTTGACCCTAAAGAAGGTAAGTTCAAGAGCCGTCAGGCAATGAGTGCACCCATGGGCATGGGATATGAGTATTTGTCGGCTCGCCCCGAAGGAAAAATCAAAGGACCCGAAGGCACCGGCATGACCATGTACTATCGGTACTACGACATGGTAGAGGATGCTACGCAAGCAGCACGTCAAGCCAAAGAAATGTTGAAAGCCCCCTCGATTAAACCGGGAAAATACGACTTGGTGCTGGAGCCCAACCATTTGGGGCTTACCATTCATGAATCGGTAGGGCACCCCCTCGAGCTCGACCGCGTGCTGGGCTATGAAGCCAACTATGCGGGCACCAGTTTCGCTACCCTCGACAAATGGAAATCGGGCAACTTCAACTATGGCAACGAGTTGGTGAACCTCTATGCCGATAAAACGCAGCCCTATGCCTTGGGTACTGTGGGCTATGACGATGAAGGCGTAAAAACCAAAAAGTGGTATCTGGTGAAAGATGGCATCTTGGTAGATTACCAAGCCATCCGTGACCAAGCCCACATCTTGGGACACAAGGAGTCGCACGGCTGCTGTTATGCCGACAGCTGGAGTTCCATTCAGTTTCAGCGTATGCCCAACGTATCGTTAGAGCCGGGCAAAAAAGATTATTCCGTAGATGAGATGATTCGCGATGTGGACAAAGGCATCTACATTGCAGGGCGTGGCTCTTATTCCATAGACCAACAGCGCTATAACTTCCAATTCGGAGGCACTGTTTTCTATGAAATCAAGGGTGGAAAAATCACCGGCATAGTGAACGACGTGGCATATCAGTCCAACACACAGGAGTTTTGGAACTCGGTGGCAGCCATCTGCGACGCAAGAGACTACCGCCTTTTCGGCTCTTTCTTCGATGGCAAAGGACAGCCCTCGCAAATTAGCGCAGTATCGCACGGAAGCGCTACCACCCGTTTCAATGGGGTGAATGTCATCAACACAGCTCGTAAGATTTAA
- a CDS encoding nucleoside-diphosphate kinase: MAGKRTFSMIKPDAVAAGNSGAILKMIEEAGFRIVAMKMTRLTLAQAGAFYAVHKERPFYQDLCNYMSSGPIIALVLEKENAVEDFRKLIGATDPAKAEEGTIRKLFAKSIEANAIHGSDSDENATIESAFFFSKLEEVNA; this comes from the coding sequence ATGGCTGGTAAACGTACATTCTCCATGATTAAGCCCGATGCTGTGGCTGCAGGCAACAGCGGTGCTATTTTGAAGATGATTGAAGAAGCGGGCTTCCGCATTGTAGCAATGAAAATGACGCGTCTTACTTTGGCGCAAGCCGGCGCCTTCTATGCTGTGCACAAAGAACGTCCTTTTTATCAAGACCTTTGCAACTACATGTCTTCGGGTCCTATCATTGCTTTGGTGCTTGAGAAAGAGAATGCCGTAGAAGATTTCCGCAAACTGATTGGCGCTACTGACCCCGCCAAAGCAGAGGAAGGCACCATCCGCAAGCTGTTTGCAAAGTCTATAGAAGCGAACGCCATCCACGGCTCCGACTCTGATGAAAACGCCACCATCGAAAGTGCTTTCTTCTTCTCTAAACTCGAGGAAGTAAACGCTTAG
- a CDS encoding RelA/SpoT family protein — MKPIETDKPNLNGIDEEAERREILKRYRKLMRTAKPYLKEGDAALIKKAFKMAAEAHKDMRRKSGEPYIFHPLAVAQICVEEMGLGATSIAAALLHDVVEDTDTTLEDIEREFGGKIARIIDGLTKITDVEDSVTSSQAENFKKIILTLAEDVRVILIKIADRLHNMRTLESMAKHKQLKIASETIYIYAPLAHRLGLYSIKSELEDLYLRYTAPSVYNEIVEKIEQTKASREKFIRDFIRPIRKALKEEGYKFEIKGRMKSVYSIYQKMQKQKIPFEQVYDLFAIRIILDDIPPQQEKAACWKVYSIVTDFYLPNPDRLRDWISTPRANGYESLHTTVMSRTGQWVEVQIRTRRMDDIAERGYAAHWRYKESGVQMKKGGKQSLETGLEMWLNRVRELLEKNGTGAIEFIDDFRSNFFSDEIYVFTPKGDLKVLPQGATALDFAFEIHTEIGKTCIGAKVNNKLVTINHELKNGDQVEILTSAKQKPSIDWLSFVKTSKAKHKIKEALREEKRAFMKLGREMVNKKLQQWGVPCNDRTYEQIRAFFNEKTAADLFYRIGSGELPITELKRFKEILETKGARKGQVQQIPAVKKEDKESEAQAKPQLPSDTILIGDDYMHLSYTLAKCCNPIPGDEIFGFMTVNEGIKIHRTTCPNATELLSKHGNRVIKATWASVAEQSFLVGLYIKGTDRVGIVNDVSKVISNDLKVNMRSIAIDTSDTLFEGTCTVMVANTEALKDLIERLKTIPGVEEVKRLDY, encoded by the coding sequence ATGAAGCCTATCGAAACCGACAAACCTAACTTAAACGGCATAGATGAGGAAGCAGAGCGCCGTGAGATTCTGAAACGTTATCGTAAGCTGATGCGTACAGCCAAGCCCTATTTGAAAGAAGGGGATGCCGCTCTCATCAAGAAGGCATTTAAAATGGCAGCTGAAGCACACAAAGACATGCGCCGCAAAAGCGGTGAACCTTATATCTTTCATCCTTTGGCAGTAGCACAGATATGTGTGGAAGAAATGGGCTTGGGGGCTACCTCTATTGCTGCAGCCCTGCTGCACGACGTGGTAGAAGATACCGACACCACGCTCGAAGACATAGAGCGGGAGTTTGGTGGTAAAATTGCTCGTATCATTGACGGGCTCACCAAAATCACAGATGTGGAAGACAGTGTTACCTCATCGCAAGCCGAAAACTTCAAAAAGATAATACTAACCCTTGCCGAGGACGTGCGCGTGATTCTCATCAAGATAGCCGACCGTTTGCACAATATGCGCACGCTCGAAAGCATGGCAAAACACAAACAGCTGAAAATAGCTTCGGAAACCATCTATATTTACGCACCGTTGGCACACCGCTTGGGGTTGTATTCCATCAAGTCCGAATTGGAAGACTTGTACTTGCGTTATACTGCTCCTTCGGTGTACAATGAAATAGTGGAAAAGATAGAACAAACCAAAGCCAGCCGCGAAAAGTTTATCCGTGATTTCATACGCCCTATCCGCAAAGCACTTAAAGAGGAAGGCTATAAGTTTGAAATCAAAGGGCGGATGAAGTCGGTGTATTCTATTTACCAGAAGATGCAAAAGCAAAAAATCCCCTTTGAGCAGGTCTATGACCTGTTTGCCATCCGCATCATTCTGGACGACATACCGCCGCAGCAAGAAAAAGCAGCTTGCTGGAAGGTATATTCTATCGTAACGGATTTTTATTTGCCCAACCCCGACCGCCTGAGGGATTGGATTAGCACCCCGCGCGCCAATGGTTATGAGTCTTTGCACACTACGGTGATGAGCCGTACGGGGCAGTGGGTAGAGGTGCAAATACGCACACGCCGCATGGACGATATAGCTGAACGGGGATATGCTGCTCACTGGCGTTACAAAGAATCAGGTGTGCAGATGAAAAAAGGGGGCAAACAATCGTTAGAAACTGGCTTGGAGATGTGGCTCAACCGTGTGCGTGAATTGCTCGAAAAAAACGGTACCGGTGCCATTGAGTTTATCGATGACTTCCGCAGCAACTTCTTTAGCGACGAAATTTATGTTTTTACCCCCAAAGGCGATTTGAAAGTATTGCCACAAGGTGCTACCGCCCTCGATTTTGCTTTTGAAATTCATACCGAAATAGGTAAAACCTGCATTGGTGCCAAAGTGAATAACAAGTTGGTTACCATCAATCACGAGTTGAAAAATGGAGACCAAGTAGAAATATTGACCTCTGCCAAGCAAAAACCCAGCATTGACTGGCTCAGCTTTGTAAAGACTTCCAAGGCAAAGCACAAAATAAAAGAGGCACTGCGCGAAGAGAAACGTGCCTTTATGAAGCTGGGACGCGAAATGGTAAACAAAAAACTGCAGCAATGGGGGGTGCCCTGCAACGACCGTACTTATGAGCAGATACGCGCTTTCTTTAATGAAAAGACCGCCGCCGATTTGTTTTATCGCATTGGCAGCGGTGAACTGCCGATTACCGAACTCAAGCGTTTTAAAGAAATTCTAGAGACCAAAGGGGCGCGCAAAGGGCAGGTGCAGCAAATACCTGCTGTAAAAAAAGAAGACAAAGAGTCCGAGGCGCAAGCCAAGCCCCAACTACCTTCCGACACCATCCTGATAGGCGATGATTACATGCATCTGTCTTATACTCTGGCAAAGTGTTGTAACCCCATTCCGGGCGATGAAATTTTCGGTTTCATGACCGTAAACGAGGGGATAAAAATACATCGTACTACTTGCCCCAATGCCACGGAGCTGCTTTCGAAACATGGCAACCGCGTGATTAAAGCAACTTGGGCATCGGTTGCCGAGCAGTCTTTCTTGGTTGGCTTGTACATCAAAGGCACCGACCGTGTGGGCATTGTCAATGACGTGTCGAAAGTCATATCCAATGATTTGAAGGTAAATATGCGCTCTATTGCCATTGACACCAGCGATACCCTTTTTGAAGGCACTTGTACGGTGATGGTTGCCAACACCGAGGCACTAAAAGACTTGATAGAGAGGTTGAAAACAATACCGGGCGTGGAGGAAGTGAAACGCTTGGATTATTGA
- the tig gene encoding trigger factor codes for MEIKFEKQNPTLGHLRVVLEKDDYMPTVEQKIKEYSKTAVVKGFRKGKVPTSLIKKLYGKSILAEEVFRKAVQSMYDYIREQQLPMVGEPLPKENTDFHFDLDKPGTFTFDYEVGLHTEINYKDVVNKDTQLDAYKVEATDKDIEEVIQNLRKQFAKTEHPETSQEGDFLYGKIESIVEEGSEIEPIVMDNTALPLNQVKEEARAQFIGLKKGDVVTFKLDVLADHKMAGYLLGIFEEGRVEQYKDVEFRFTITDIVRQVPAELNEELFKKALPNRNDIKDEATFRAAIKEEIEKIYEKNTNSLLSDSIAEVLLEKIKIDLPHDFLKRWLKANNEKLSEEQIEREYPRFEEFLRWSLIKQAIAKDENIEISEEEIFEEAKASLQRMFEQQGLPLHMMNIDLDAITRRYLMDSEGKNYREVRDEVMQRKLIERIKNNLSLNLKTINTDEYKKLVDEINAKQEEKAKQLAEKAAQSAE; via the coding sequence TTGGAAATCAAGTTTGAAAAACAGAATCCTACCTTAGGGCATTTGCGAGTGGTCTTGGAAAAAGACGATTACATGCCCACAGTAGAGCAAAAAATTAAAGAGTACAGCAAAACAGCTGTAGTTAAAGGCTTCCGGAAGGGCAAAGTGCCTACTTCGCTCATCAAAAAACTCTACGGCAAGAGCATCTTGGCTGAGGAAGTGTTCCGCAAGGCAGTGCAAAGCATGTATGACTACATCCGTGAGCAACAACTGCCGATGGTAGGCGAGCCGCTGCCCAAAGAAAATACCGACTTCCACTTCGACCTCGACAAGCCGGGCACCTTCACCTTCGACTACGAGGTAGGCTTGCACACCGAAATCAACTACAAAGATGTAGTAAACAAAGACACCCAGCTGGATGCCTACAAAGTAGAGGCTACCGACAAAGACATAGAAGAAGTCATTCAAAACCTGCGCAAGCAGTTTGCAAAGACCGAACACCCCGAAACCAGCCAGGAAGGTGACTTCTTGTATGGCAAGATAGAAAGCATCGTGGAAGAAGGCAGCGAAATAGAGCCCATCGTCATGGACAACACAGCCCTGCCGCTCAATCAGGTAAAAGAAGAAGCCCGTGCGCAATTCATCGGCTTGAAAAAGGGCGATGTGGTAACTTTCAAGTTGGACGTGCTTGCCGACCATAAAATGGCGGGCTATCTGCTGGGCATCTTCGAAGAGGGGCGTGTGGAGCAATACAAAGACGTTGAGTTCCGTTTTACCATCACCGACATTGTGCGTCAGGTGCCTGCCGAGCTCAACGAAGAGTTGTTCAAAAAAGCACTGCCCAACCGTAACGACATCAAAGACGAAGCCACTTTCCGTGCAGCTATCAAAGAAGAAATCGAAAAGATTTACGAAAAAAATACCAACAGCCTGTTGAGTGATAGCATAGCCGAAGTGCTACTCGAAAAAATCAAGATAGACCTGCCACACGACTTCCTCAAGCGTTGGCTCAAAGCCAACAATGAAAAACTGAGCGAAGAACAAATCGAGCGGGAATACCCCCGTTTCGAAGAGTTTTTGCGCTGGTCGCTCATCAAGCAAGCAATAGCCAAAGACGAAAACATAGAAATAAGCGAAGAAGAAATCTTCGAGGAAGCCAAAGCAAGCCTACAACGTATGTTCGAACAGCAAGGCTTGCCCCTGCATATGATGAACATAGACTTGGATGCCATCACTCGCCGTTACCTCATGGATAGCGAAGGCAAAAACTATCGTGAAGTGCGCGACGAGGTCATGCAACGCAAGCTCATCGAGCGCATCAAAAACAATCTTTCATTAAATCTGAAAACCATCAACACTGACGAATACAAAAAGTTGGTTGATGAAATCAATGCCAAGCAGGAAGAAAAGGCAAAGCAACTGGCTGAAAAAGCCGCACAAAGTGCCGAATAA